The following are encoded together in the Bacillus sp. V2I10 genome:
- a CDS encoding helix-turn-helix domain-containing protein — protein MTQNYLDIIYLDCLKKFGGERSSSAVFHLLKGKKSSQTIQDSKLFHLSNLFGMYPGLKRKDFDAAVQFLTEEGYLIYSDKDTHLLTNKAETLLESVLDNKPIPASLNGSIYASIGFLFWKRLMLMTQVLSHSKAGSTIYLPVTKDEKVQRWVKQFLKRSAVNKTELSDALYHEMLSHLQRFSDWEAAIWVYQLTSNQRIGLTYEQLGEKFKEDAEYIKILFWNLIHRVLEECSLKTQQYPLLYSMVQDLSRIHPLTESTSKTLQLIRLGKSLEDIARIRHLKQSTIEDHIVEISLNDSSFDLSMFLADDCLQVIAMKIEELNTHQLRIVKEALKDRYSYFQIRLAFTRL, from the coding sequence ATGACTCAAAATTATTTAGACATTATTTATTTAGATTGCCTGAAGAAATTTGGCGGGGAACGCTCATCATCAGCCGTTTTCCATTTGTTAAAAGGGAAAAAATCCTCACAGACTATCCAGGACAGCAAGCTGTTTCACCTTTCAAATTTATTCGGCATGTATCCGGGTTTAAAGAGAAAAGATTTTGATGCAGCTGTGCAGTTTCTCACAGAAGAAGGGTACTTAATTTATTCAGATAAAGATACTCATTTATTAACAAATAAAGCTGAAACGCTCCTTGAATCAGTACTGGACAATAAGCCTATTCCCGCAAGCTTGAATGGATCAATCTATGCTTCAATTGGTTTTCTTTTCTGGAAGAGACTCATGCTGATGACACAAGTTCTGTCCCACTCAAAAGCAGGGAGCACAATATATTTGCCTGTAACAAAAGATGAAAAAGTGCAGCGGTGGGTAAAGCAATTTTTAAAAAGGTCAGCTGTGAATAAAACGGAACTGTCAGATGCTCTTTATCATGAAATGCTCAGTCATCTTCAGCGTTTTTCAGATTGGGAGGCAGCGATCTGGGTTTATCAATTGACTTCAAATCAGCGCATTGGCTTGACGTACGAACAGCTGGGCGAAAAATTTAAAGAAGATGCAGAGTACATAAAAATTTTGTTTTGGAACCTCATTCATCGTGTGCTTGAAGAATGCAGCCTGAAAACACAGCAATATCCGCTTTTGTACTCGATGGTACAAGACCTTTCAAGAATTCACCCTCTTACTGAATCTACCTCAAAAACGCTGCAGCTGATCCGTCTGGGAAAATCATTGGAGGACATTGCAAGAATCCGGCATTTAAAACAAAGCACGATTGAAGATCATATCGTGGAGATTTCTTTGAATGACTCTTCATTTGATTTATCCATGTTTTTAGCGGATGATTGTCTGCAGGTTATTGCTATGAAGATTGAAGAATTAAACACGCATCAGCTGAGAATTGTAAAAGAAGCACTGAAAGACCGGTATTCATATTTTCAGATCAGGCTCGCTTTTACGCGTCTTTAG
- a CDS encoding ECF transporter S component translates to MMQQSKVKKQVSIAMLASVGFVLMIFNFPIGFSSFLELDFGDVPAIIAAILFGPAAGIMVEAIKNILHYIIMGNATGVPVGQLANFVAGVLYILPASYMYRKMNSMRGLAIGLSIGTIVMALVMSVLNYYLFIPAYTWFLNAPAMAAPELRALIATGILPFNLIKGIVMGFVFMAIFAKLKTWVHAQSDYKRAA, encoded by the coding sequence ATGATGCAGCAAAGTAAGGTGAAAAAGCAAGTATCAATCGCAATGCTTGCAAGTGTAGGGTTTGTATTAATGATATTTAATTTTCCGATTGGATTTTCAAGCTTTTTAGAGCTTGATTTCGGAGATGTTCCAGCCATTATTGCAGCTATTCTGTTTGGGCCTGCTGCTGGAATTATGGTTGAAGCGATCAAAAATATTCTTCATTACATTATTATGGGGAATGCAACAGGAGTTCCTGTTGGCCAGCTGGCTAATTTTGTCGCAGGCGTTTTATATATCCTGCCTGCTTCCTATATGTACCGTAAAATGAATTCAATGAGAGGCCTTGCAATTGGACTTTCAATCGGCACAATCGTAATGGCCTTAGTCATGAGTGTGTTAAATTATTACCTGTTCATACCGGCATACACTTGGTTCCTTAATGCCCCGGCAATGGCAGCGCCAGAATTGCGCGCCCTTATTGCAACAGGAATTCTGCCTTTTAACTTAATCAAAGGAATTGTCATGGGATTCGTGTTTATGGCGATCTTCGCCAAGCTGAAAACATGGGTTCATGCACAATCTGACTATAAACGTGCTGCTTAA
- a CDS encoding ATP-binding protein has translation MSNMKKVLYIYILISIIWVFGTDHLVAFFDYDIYTFILISKLKAVVFIVATSIFIYYLINKNEQFKELEREKEKLLSLINSMVDFVNFKDGQGRWIEVNTFGLNLFQLQGVDYKGKTDRELAEYTDFYKEALLYCEKSDEITWQGGAVSRSEEIVSLPDGSYKTFDTIKVPLYNEDESRKALVVIGRDITQMKEAEDRLQKAEKLSVVGGLAASVAHEIRNPLTSLKGFVQLMNKNDSVNKTYYEIMESELDRINEIVGELLVLAKPQNIHFKKTNLNQLLCNVISLLESQANMYNVNIKFRHAIGLPDIDCEPNQLKQVFINVIKNSIEAGSTTIEIKVSQHKEHALVIIADDGEGMEEERLKRLGEPFYSVKEKGTGLGLTVSYRIIESHNGKISFHSKVGEGTAVEIEIPMKRA, from the coding sequence ATGTCGAATATGAAAAAAGTTCTTTATATATATATTTTGATCAGTATTATCTGGGTATTTGGGACCGATCATCTAGTTGCATTTTTTGACTACGATATTTATACGTTTATTCTAATTTCAAAATTAAAAGCTGTCGTTTTTATAGTCGCAACAAGTATTTTCATCTATTACCTGATTAATAAAAATGAACAGTTTAAGGAATTAGAACGCGAGAAAGAAAAGCTTTTGTCTCTTATCAATTCTATGGTGGATTTTGTGAATTTCAAAGATGGACAAGGCCGCTGGATTGAAGTGAATACGTTTGGTTTGAATTTATTTCAGCTGCAGGGTGTCGACTATAAAGGAAAAACAGACAGAGAGCTTGCTGAGTACACTGACTTTTATAAAGAGGCACTGCTTTATTGCGAAAAGTCTGACGAGATCACATGGCAGGGCGGAGCCGTCAGCAGAAGTGAAGAGATTGTCTCATTGCCGGATGGTAGCTATAAAACGTTTGATACGATCAAGGTTCCACTGTATAACGAAGACGAAAGCAGAAAGGCGCTTGTCGTAATCGGACGCGATATTACTCAAATGAAAGAAGCGGAAGACCGTCTGCAAAAGGCTGAAAAATTAAGTGTTGTCGGCGGACTTGCTGCAAGCGTAGCTCATGAAATAAGAAACCCTCTGACTTCCCTAAAGGGATTTGTTCAGCTTATGAATAAAAATGACAGTGTAAATAAAACGTATTATGAAATCATGGAAAGCGAGCTTGACCGGATCAATGAGATAGTCGGCGAGCTCCTTGTTCTGGCCAAGCCGCAGAACATCCATTTTAAAAAGACAAATTTGAACCAGCTTTTGTGCAATGTCATTTCTTTATTAGAATCACAGGCAAATATGTACAATGTCAATATCAAATTCAGGCATGCAATCGGCCTGCCGGATATAGATTGTGAGCCTAATCAGCTTAAACAGGTTTTTATTAATGTCATCAAGAATTCGATTGAAGCCGGATCTACAACCATTGAGATAAAAGTCAGCCAGCACAAGGAACATGCTCTCGTTATTATTGCAGACGATGGTGAGGGCATGGAGGAAGAAAGACTTAAAAGACTTGGTGAACCTTTCTACTCCGTAAAAGAGAAAGGAACAGGACTGGGACTGACCGTAAGCTACAGAATCATTGAATCACATAACGGTAAAATTTCTTTTCACAGCAAGGTTGGAGAAGGGACTGCCGTTGAAATTGAAATTCCAATGAAAAGAGCATAA
- a CDS encoding ATP-binding protein, which produces MMFWKSVVGKLWFTILLLVSFVLLILTVLLLEFIENYHVDEAKRELTQLANKISVILENHEDQELARSISWELADELTSIIIVEDQNKYWFSPKKFDSTPVFEMEDIRNDSELSKVFANQKNVSKLTELSKEQQISSDNNEEVLVVGVPYELKNGENGAVFMSQSLLAVHETTKHTTKYILLAAGIAIVLTTIFAFFLSTRITYPLRKMREVTQELTRGKFDTKVPILSHDEIGELAVAFNQMGRQLKFNINALNQEKEHLTSILSSMADGVITLNIDGTILVTNPPAERFLQSWYYEQKMQINEGEEIPPEAKELFQRVVNTEREHIVEVNLQGRSWVMVMSPLYNQSYVRGAVAVLRDMTEERRLDKLRKDFIANVSHELRTPIAMLQGYSEAIVDDIASSEEEKKEIAQVIYDESLRMGRLVNDLLDLARMEAGHISLNLERISIYEFIEKINRKFQGLARDKKITLTSSFLIEDPEFVLDPDKIEQVLTNLIDNAIRHTLEGGSVEIHVQTVAGGMKIDVKDTGTGIIEEDLPFVFERFYKADKARTRGRSGTGLGLAIAKNIVDAHSGTINVHSKVNEGTAFSFYLPRKSSLSDRT; this is translated from the coding sequence ATGATGTTTTGGAAAAGCGTAGTCGGTAAACTGTGGTTTACCATTTTATTGCTCGTTTCATTTGTCTTATTAATTCTGACTGTGCTTCTTCTAGAATTCATTGAAAATTATCATGTGGACGAGGCCAAACGGGAGCTTACACAATTAGCCAACAAAATCTCGGTTATACTTGAAAATCATGAAGATCAGGAACTGGCGAGGTCAATCTCATGGGAACTGGCCGATGAACTTACAAGCATCATCATCGTCGAAGATCAGAACAAATACTGGTTTTCACCAAAGAAATTTGACAGTACCCCTGTTTTTGAAATGGAGGATATTCGGAATGACAGCGAGCTGTCTAAAGTATTTGCAAATCAAAAAAATGTCAGCAAGCTCACCGAACTCTCAAAAGAGCAGCAGATCAGTTCGGATAATAACGAGGAAGTGCTGGTCGTCGGCGTACCCTATGAGCTGAAAAATGGGGAAAACGGGGCAGTGTTTATGTCGCAGTCGCTGCTTGCTGTTCACGAAACAACAAAGCATACGACTAAATATATTCTGCTTGCGGCAGGTATTGCCATTGTATTAACAACGATATTCGCATTCTTTCTATCAACAAGAATCACTTATCCGCTAAGAAAAATGCGGGAAGTAACGCAGGAGCTTACACGCGGAAAGTTTGATACGAAGGTGCCGATTTTAAGTCATGACGAAATTGGCGAGCTTGCCGTCGCGTTTAATCAAATGGGCAGGCAGCTGAAATTCAATATCAATGCACTTAACCAGGAAAAAGAACATTTAACCAGTATTTTAAGCAGTATGGCAGACGGAGTCATTACGCTGAATATTGACGGGACGATTCTCGTGACTAATCCCCCTGCTGAACGGTTTCTTCAGTCCTGGTACTACGAACAAAAAATGCAAATCAATGAGGGAGAGGAAATCCCTCCAGAAGCAAAAGAATTATTTCAAAGAGTTGTCAACACAGAGAGAGAACACATAGTCGAGGTCAATCTTCAGGGCAGGAGCTGGGTGATGGTCATGAGCCCTCTCTATAACCAGTCATATGTTCGGGGTGCAGTTGCTGTTCTCAGAGATATGACAGAAGAGAGAAGGCTAGATAAGCTGCGGAAGGATTTTATTGCCAATGTCAGTCATGAGCTGAGAACGCCGATTGCCATGCTGCAGGGATACAGTGAAGCGATAGTCGATGACATTGCAAGCTCTGAGGAAGAGAAAAAGGAGATTGCACAGGTAATCTACGATGAATCACTGCGCATGGGAAGACTTGTTAATGATTTACTGGATCTGGCAAGAATGGAAGCCGGTCACATTTCTCTGAATTTAGAACGAATCTCGATTTATGAATTTATTGAAAAAATCAACCGAAAATTCCAGGGACTTGCAAGGGACAAAAAAATCACGTTAACCTCTTCATTTTTAATAGAAGACCCTGAGTTTGTTCTGGATCCCGATAAGATTGAGCAGGTTTTGACGAATCTTATTGATAATGCGATCAGACATACGCTTGAAGGGGGATCTGTTGAAATTCATGTTCAAACCGTTGCTGGCGGCATGAAAATAGACGTAAAAGATACAGGTACAGGTATTATAGAAGAGGATCTGCCTTTTGTCTTTGAACGGTTTTATAAAGCGGACAAAGCAAGAACTAGAGGCCGTTCGGGCACCGGCCTTGGCCTGGCGATTGCAAAAAACATCGTAGATGCCCATTCCGGCACGATCAATGTGCACAGCAAGGTAAATGAAGGTACAGCCTTCAGCTTCTATTTGCCTCGAAAAAGCAGTCTTTCTGATAGAACGTGA
- a CDS encoding DUF4430 domain-containing protein, with product MNKFLSLLSVFFLALLAACGNTAEEPKKEAPGSEQAAENGEKTEETKAVVTLTKNEKAEKVDSKEVSFEEGQTLMDAMKANFEVEEAGGFISGIDGMMASDKDKTYWHLIVNGEDAMTGANEIELKDGDKVEFDLRKYE from the coding sequence GTGAATAAATTTTTAAGCTTACTATCCGTTTTCTTTTTAGCGCTGCTTGCAGCATGCGGAAATACAGCAGAGGAGCCGAAGAAGGAAGCTCCGGGATCAGAGCAGGCTGCTGAAAATGGAGAAAAAACAGAAGAGACAAAAGCTGTTGTAACACTGACTAAAAACGAAAAGGCAGAGAAAGTTGATTCAAAAGAAGTATCTTTTGAAGAAGGGCAGACTCTGATGGATGCAATGAAAGCGAATTTTGAAGTGGAAGAAGCTGGAGGGTTCATCAGCGGAATTGATGGAATGATGGCAAGCGATAAGGATAAAACCTACTGGCACTTAATCGTAAATGGCGAAGATGCGATGACTGGTGCTAATGAAATCGAGCTGAAAGATGGAGATAAAGTAGAGTTCGATTTAAGAAAATATGAGTAA
- a CDS encoding histidinol-phosphatase → MRTDYHNHLERGSLTLEYLKQFTDEAAKKGIQHFGISEHAYHFYQTKDILSNPWVEERRYYDMKDYVDLFKEAWNHGIDVKMSIEMDYTPGKHAEMKRFIDTYDFDYVIGSIHWVDDFGIDLKEFLHEWDRRDVNEVYEKYFDQVVTLAQSNLFDIVGHLDLVKIFKYVPGDEEFLMKQYERATDALSSSKTCVEISTAGLRKPVGELYPDERLLSLCFQKNIPIVLSSDAHIPGDVGADYDQAIALAEKVGYSSLMTFQKGERKEVPLK, encoded by the coding sequence ATGCGCACAGACTATCACAATCATTTAGAACGAGGCAGCCTGACACTTGAATATTTGAAGCAATTCACAGATGAAGCTGCAAAAAAAGGCATTCAGCACTTTGGAATCTCAGAGCATGCCTATCATTTTTATCAGACTAAAGATATACTAAGCAATCCATGGGTTGAAGAGAGACGATACTATGATATGAAGGACTATGTTGATCTTTTTAAAGAGGCCTGGAATCACGGAATTGATGTGAAAATGTCTATTGAGATGGACTATACGCCAGGAAAGCATGCCGAGATGAAAAGATTCATTGATACATATGATTTTGATTATGTAATAGGTTCAATCCACTGGGTTGATGACTTTGGCATTGACTTAAAAGAATTTCTTCATGAATGGGACAGGCGTGATGTGAATGAAGTGTATGAAAAATACTTCGATCAGGTCGTAACTCTTGCACAGTCTAACTTATTTGATATTGTGGGTCACCTTGATTTAGTAAAGATTTTTAAATATGTGCCAGGCGATGAAGAATTTTTAATGAAGCAGTATGAACGGGCAACAGATGCCCTTTCCTCTTCGAAAACCTGTGTTGAGATCAGTACAGCCGGCTTAAGAAAACCTGTTGGGGAACTGTATCCGGATGAGAGGCTTCTATCGCTTTGTTTCCAGAAAAACATTCCGATCGTCCTTTCTTCTGACGCTCATATACCTGGTGACGTAGGTGCGGATTATGACCAGGCCATTGCCCTTGCCGAAAAAGTCGGCTATTCTTCATTAATGACGTTTCAAAAAGGGGAACGAAAAGAAGTGCCTCTTAAATAA
- a CDS encoding ferredoxin — protein sequence MAKYTIVDKDTCIACGACGAAAPDIYDYDDEGIAFVTLDDNQGIVEVPDILEEDMMDAYEGCPTDSIKIADEAFDGDALKFE from the coding sequence ATGGCAAAGTATACAATCGTTGACAAAGATACTTGCATTGCTTGCGGTGCATGTGGAGCAGCAGCACCAGACATTTATGATTATGATGATGAGGGTATTGCATTTGTAACCCTTGATGATAACCAGGGAATTGTCGAAGTACCTGATATCTTAGAGGAAGACATGATGGACGCTTATGAAGGCTGTCCGACTGATTCCATTAAAATTGCAGACGAGGCTTTTGACGGCGACGCTTTAAAGTTTGAATAG
- a CDS encoding cob(I)yrinic acid a,c-diamide adenosyltransferase: protein MNLYTRTGDKGKTSIIGGRVDKDDLRVEAYGTIDEVNSFVGLAMTWLHEEKLVDLYHEFEKIQHELFDCGSDLAVIHGKQKHPYKTTAEMIAFLEERIDHYSAEAPPLQRFILPGGTQAASAIHIARTVARRAERCIVSLQKQTEINEHVLTYMNRLSDYFFAAARVANARLGSKDVEYERSAIVFTKPKQS, encoded by the coding sequence TTGAATCTGTATACGAGAACTGGCGACAAAGGGAAAACAAGTATAATTGGCGGCCGTGTCGACAAAGATGACTTAAGAGTCGAGGCATACGGCACAATTGATGAAGTAAATTCATTTGTCGGTCTTGCCATGACGTGGCTTCATGAAGAAAAACTGGTTGACTTGTATCATGAATTTGAAAAGATCCAGCATGAGCTGTTTGATTGCGGCAGCGATCTTGCGGTTATACATGGCAAACAGAAGCATCCCTATAAAACAACAGCTGAAATGATTGCATTTTTAGAAGAAAGAATCGATCATTATTCTGCTGAAGCTCCTCCGCTGCAGCGCTTTATCCTTCCCGGAGGCACACAGGCAGCATCGGCGATACATATAGCAAGAACAGTAGCCAGAAGAGCTGAACGCTGCATCGTTTCCCTGCAGAAGCAGACGGAGATTAATGAACACGTGCTAACATATATGAATAGATTGTCAGATTACTTCTTTGCTGCTGCAAGAGTTGCGAATGCGAGGCTTGGCTCTAAAGATGTAGAATACGAAAGAAGCGCAATCGTATTTACGAAGCCTAAACAGTCATAA
- a CDS encoding M23 family metallopeptidase, with the protein MLDLLRRLSIALLIGVCIVLLFVSGTQAKAEERANAVKWSSPIKGTITDTFGTRSGKHKGIDIAAPEGTTIQSVQEGHVTKSYYSDTYGHVVFIHHPEGYETVYAHLSKRSVSETAKVEKGQEIGIIGNTGVSRGTHLHFEVHKEKWTYDKKNAVDPFLMVAANKIEPVPVLSQPASAEVKNPAAITVKKGDTLWGLSKAYGLSVEALKGLNGLTSDSLEIGQGIIVKEKTKLKTYTVKKGDTLFSIADEFQVSVQQLKKENRLKTEAIFPYQNLKISNHSSSSE; encoded by the coding sequence ATGTTAGATTTGTTAAGAAGATTGTCAATCGCATTATTAATCGGAGTATGCATTGTTCTATTATTCGTAAGCGGAACGCAGGCAAAGGCCGAAGAAAGAGCAAATGCTGTAAAATGGTCAAGCCCGATAAAGGGTACGATTACAGATACATTTGGAACAAGAAGCGGCAAGCATAAAGGAATTGATATTGCAGCTCCTGAAGGCACAACCATTCAGTCAGTGCAGGAGGGCCATGTTACGAAATCCTATTATTCAGATACATATGGACATGTTGTATTTATTCATCATCCTGAAGGCTATGAAACGGTCTATGCTCATCTAAGCAAAAGGTCAGTCTCGGAAACTGCTAAAGTGGAGAAAGGGCAGGAAATTGGCATTATCGGAAATACCGGGGTTTCCAGAGGGACACATCTTCATTTTGAAGTACATAAGGAAAAGTGGACCTACGATAAAAAAAATGCTGTTGATCCATTTCTAATGGTGGCTGCAAACAAGATTGAACCAGTGCCTGTCCTTTCTCAGCCCGCCTCTGCTGAAGTGAAAAACCCAGCTGCTATTACTGTGAAAAAAGGGGACACGCTGTGGGGGCTTTCAAAGGCATACGGTCTTTCCGTTGAAGCTTTAAAAGGGCTGAACGGGCTTACTTCAGACAGTCTGGAAATAGGCCAAGGGATAATTGTAAAAGAAAAGACGAAACTTAAAACATACACAGTTAAAAAGGGAGATACACTTTTCTCAATTGCAGATGAGTTTCAAGTTTCTGTTCAGCAGCTGAAAAAAGAAAATCGTTTAAAAACGGAAGCGATATTTCCTTATCAGAACTTAAAAATTTCTAATCATTCCAGTTCTTCAGAATAA
- the serA gene encoding phosphoglycerate dehydrogenase has translation MYRILVSDSMSADGLQPLLAAENVEVVQKKASEAAVELHTFHALLVRSATKVTDELIGKMPSLKIIARAGVGIDNIDLDAATKHGVVVINAPDGNTISTAEHTFAMMTSLLRHIPQANVSVKSNEWNRTAFVGIELYGKTLGIVGLGRIGTEIAKRAQAFGVNVLVFDPFLTRDRAAKISVKSASLDELLEQADIITVHTPLTKETRGLIGAKSLPKTKKGVYLLNCARGGIIDEEAIIPFLENGHIAGVALDVFETEPPVNHPLLQYDNVIATPHLGASTKEAQLNVAAQVAQDVLHFLDGKMVTTSVNLPTLTKEVFEKIQPFYKLAKKMGNVVSQCMKEPVNDISIKYEGSVAELETSFITKSLIAGFLTPRVASNVNEVNAGMIAKELGISFSEKITSNQSGYANCITVTIHGDQTNFEIKGTHIPHYGERIVGINSFNIDFYPSGHLIYIQHTDKPGVIGRVGRILGDHEVNIATMQVGRKNAGGEAIMMLSFDRSLDESLLTTLSEIDDIVSIRAIEL, from the coding sequence ATGTATCGAATTTTAGTTTCTGATTCAATGAGTGCAGATGGACTTCAGCCGTTGCTCGCAGCAGAAAATGTAGAGGTTGTTCAGAAAAAAGCGTCTGAGGCAGCAGTCGAGCTACATACGTTTCACGCTTTGCTTGTCAGAAGTGCCACTAAAGTGACGGATGAATTAATAGGTAAAATGCCGTCTCTTAAAATAATCGCAAGAGCCGGCGTTGGAATCGATAACATTGATCTTGATGCAGCGACTAAACATGGCGTTGTCGTCATTAATGCACCAGACGGCAATACGATTTCTACAGCTGAGCATACCTTTGCTATGATGACTTCCCTTCTCCGCCATATTCCGCAGGCGAATGTATCGGTTAAGTCTAATGAATGGAATCGTACAGCATTTGTAGGAATTGAGCTTTACGGCAAGACATTGGGTATTGTCGGTCTCGGCAGAATCGGAACAGAAATTGCTAAACGAGCGCAGGCGTTTGGAGTAAATGTACTTGTATTTGACCCATTTTTAACACGTGACCGCGCTGCAAAAATATCAGTAAAAAGTGCGAGTCTTGATGAACTTCTCGAGCAGGCGGATATCATTACGGTTCATACCCCTCTCACTAAAGAAACACGCGGACTTATAGGAGCAAAATCATTGCCTAAGACTAAAAAAGGCGTTTATTTGCTCAACTGTGCACGAGGCGGGATTATCGATGAAGAAGCCATCATCCCCTTTTTAGAGAACGGCCATATTGCAGGAGTAGCGCTGGATGTATTTGAAACAGAACCTCCTGTTAATCACCCGTTATTGCAATATGACAATGTAATTGCAACTCCGCATTTAGGAGCTTCAACGAAGGAAGCGCAGTTAAACGTTGCAGCCCAGGTCGCTCAGGATGTTCTTCACTTTCTGGACGGCAAAATGGTGACTACATCCGTCAACCTGCCGACATTAACAAAAGAAGTATTTGAAAAAATTCAGCCTTTTTACAAGCTTGCCAAGAAAATGGGGAACGTTGTATCACAGTGCATGAAAGAGCCTGTGAATGACATATCTATAAAATATGAAGGATCAGTAGCTGAGCTTGAAACTTCATTTATTACAAAAAGCTTGATTGCAGGGTTCTTAACTCCCCGTGTTGCTTCGAATGTAAATGAAGTAAATGCAGGCATGATTGCAAAAGAACTCGGGATCAGCTTCAGTGAAAAAATCACTTCAAATCAGTCTGGGTATGCAAATTGCATCACTGTAACCATTCATGGAGATCAAACGAATTTTGAAATAAAAGGCACGCACATTCCTCATTACGGTGAACGAATTGTCGGCATTAATTCCTTCAATATCGACTTTTACCCATCAGGACATCTTATTTATATTCAGCACACCGACAAGCCTGGGGTCATTGGACGCGTAGGACGGATTTTAGGTGACCATGAAGTAAATATTGCAACCATGCAAGTAGGACGCAAAAATGCCGGCGGAGAAGCCATCATGATGCTCTCATTCGACCGTTCCTTAGACGAATCCCTGCTGACAACTTTATCTGAAATTGATGATATCGTTTCAATTAGAGCGATTGAATTATGA
- the sigX gene encoding RNA polymerase sigma factor SigX, whose amino-acid sequence MEEAFQRIYEKYHGDIFQFLFYMVKNREQAEDLVQEVYIRILKSYDSFEGRSSEKTWIFSIARHVAIDFFRKQKTLKQRILETFDWDRQQIQDVHPLPEEIAAQNEELQGIYRSLDSCTVDQRSVIILRYLQGLSIAETAAALGFTESKVKTTQHRALKALKKHLADHNVREEGILKG is encoded by the coding sequence ATGGAAGAGGCCTTTCAGAGGATCTATGAAAAATATCATGGAGATATTTTTCAATTCTTATTTTATATGGTAAAAAATCGTGAGCAGGCTGAAGACCTCGTTCAGGAAGTATATATCCGCATTTTAAAATCCTATGACAGCTTTGAAGGCAGAAGCAGTGAAAAAACGTGGATTTTTTCTATAGCACGGCATGTTGCCATCGACTTTTTCAGAAAGCAAAAAACATTAAAGCAAAGAATTCTTGAAACATTTGACTGGGACCGGCAGCAAATTCAGGATGTTCATCCTTTGCCCGAGGAAATTGCCGCTCAAAATGAAGAATTGCAGGGAATATACCGTTCTCTTGACAGCTGTACAGTAGACCAGCGCTCTGTCATCATTCTCCGTTATCTTCAAGGGCTGTCCATTGCTGAGACTGCGGCTGCACTTGGCTTTACTGAGAGTAAGGTGAAGACCACACAGCACAGAGCATTAAAAGCATTAAAAAAACATTTGGCTGACCATAATGTGAGGGAGGAGGGGATTTTAAAGGGATGA
- a CDS encoding ECF transporter S component — MTTRRISLLSLLIALSVVGRMAFQFVPNVQPMTAIILITSILIGPVNGMIVAVLGCFLSNLLLGMGTWTIWQMLAWGTLALLSGLLGKYVKSNRLIIFTPISVLSGYLFGFVVSLNMFVLTDHGLAYYLAGLPFDTAHAIGNGIFFLLLYPVMRKTFEYYLNKKDYGITMQ, encoded by the coding sequence ATGACAACTAGAAGAATCAGTCTGCTTTCCCTGCTGATTGCTTTATCAGTTGTAGGGCGAATGGCCTTTCAATTTGTTCCGAACGTCCAGCCAATGACAGCGATTATTCTGATTACTTCTATCTTAATTGGTCCTGTAAATGGCATGATTGTAGCCGTATTAGGCTGCTTCTTGAGCAATTTGCTGCTCGGAATGGGGACATGGACAATCTGGCAAATGCTCGCATGGGGTACACTCGCGTTATTATCAGGTCTATTAGGCAAATATGTGAAATCAAATCGTCTGATCATCTTTACACCCATTTCTGTATTGTCGGGTTATCTATTCGGGTTTGTTGTATCACTGAATATGTTTGTTTTAACTGACCATGGCTTAGCTTATTACCTTGCAGGTTTGCCTTTTGATACCGCACATGCAATCGGAAATGGAATTTTCTTTCTTCTGCTTTATCCTGTTATGCGAAAAACGTTTGAGTATTACTTGAATAAGAAGGATTATGGCATAACAATGCAATAA